Below is a window of Candidatus Bathyarchaeota archaeon DNA.
TTGGCGTCTGTCAGCATAGTGAACTCTTCTTCATTACACCCTTTCAATGAAACTCGTACGTGAAGGTATTGGTATTTTGACAGGTCTTCTGCGTATTGACTATTGTTTCCTATCAAGATTCCGTTCGTTTCCAGAACGAAGAGAAGGGATCGATCTCTAAGATAGTCAAGTAATTGGAGCATGTGTCGTTTTCCTATCGTGGGTTCTCCTCCGCTCACCCTCACTTGTCTTAAGCCTCGTTTGTTCGCCATGTTCGCTAAAGTTTTTGCGACTTCATCTGGACTGTAGAATTTTCCGGTAGCGGTTGGTTTAAACATCACGGCGTCTGAAACCCAACAAAATTTACAGGCCAAACCGCAACTCACTGCATCTGCGGTCACGATTCCACCATACCAACGGTCAAATCTGAAACGCCAGTATTTCTTCTCTTGTCCTCTCGTCGTATCGCGTACAACGAGCTTCTCTATTGCCTCATGCCTAGCTATCGAGTCGTACAAAGACAAACCAGAAAGCACCTCTCTAAATTACTGAAACGGTTTTATTAAACCATATAGATTATTCTACATGAATCATCCAGGGAAACTCAACATGACGAAAAAGATCATTGGACATGGCACATGGTACGACAAAGTTGCAGTCGAAATCGTGGAGAGAGAGCGTAAGCTAGGCAGAAGCCTTGACCTGATTAGAACAGAGAGTGGAATCGGGCCTTCGGGTCTTCCTCACATCGGCAGTTTCAGTGACTGCTCAAGAGCCTATGCAGTGACCCTAGCCCTTGAGGAACAGGGATATAAATCGGAGTACATAGCCTTTTCCGACGACAAAGATGGCCTAAGAAAGGTTCCAGCAGGACTCCCCAGATCATTGAAAAAGTATTTGGGGTATCCGGTAACGTCGATTCCTGATCCGTACAGTTGCCACGAAAGTTACGGGGAACACATGACTTCTCTTCTTTTAGAAGCCCTAGACACGTGCGGCATAGAATACACGTTCATGTCTGGTGCAGATGCGTACAAGAAAGGACGATTCAACAAAGAGATCGAGACGTTGCTAACAAACGCTAAACGAATAGGAGAGATCGTTAAGGAAGAAGTAGGACAGGAAAAGTATGTAGAGGTTCTTCCATACTTCCCAGTGTGTTCAAACTGTGGTCGAATCTATACAACCAAATCATATGAGTTCTTGCCTAAAGAGAATAAAGTCCTTTACGTGTGCGAGGGAATGGAGATAAAAGGCAAATGGATCAAAGGATGTGGACATAAGGGTGAGGCTGACTATACCAAGGGAGAGGGGAAACTAAGCTGGAAGGCTGGAGAGTTCGCAGCTAGGTGGAAAGCCCTTGACGTACGATTTGAAGCTTATGGAAAAGACATTGCCGACTCGGTGAGGGTGAATGATCGAATATGTCAGGAGGTATTAGAGTATGCCCCACCCATGCATGCGCAGTATGAGATGTTTCTGGATAAGAGCGGTAAGAGAATCTCCATGTCTGTTGGAAACGTTTTCACTCCTCAGGTTTGGTTCAGATACGGCTCTCCACAGTCGCTTCTTTTGCTAACCTTGAAAAGATTCATAGGAACA
It encodes the following:
- a CDS encoding radical SAM protein, which gives rise to MSLYDSIARHEAIEKLVVRDTTRGQEKKYWRFRFDRWYGGIVTADAVSCGLACKFCWVSDAVMFKPTATGKFYSPDEVAKTLANMANKRGLRQVRVSGGEPTIGKRHMLQLLDYLRDRSLLFVLETNGILIGNNSQYAEDLSKYQYLHVRVSLKGCNEEEFTMLTDAKPEGFTLQLKALENLVQAGIRCHPAVMTSFSTKESLQSLVKRLRGISSQLARELEVEELILYPKVERKIEKHHLKHHTAYTSKGVSQERI
- the lysS gene encoding lysine--tRNA ligase; this encodes MTKKIIGHGTWYDKVAVEIVERERKLGRSLDLIRTESGIGPSGLPHIGSFSDCSRAYAVTLALEEQGYKSEYIAFSDDKDGLRKVPAGLPRSLKKYLGYPVTSIPDPYSCHESYGEHMTSLLLEALDTCGIEYTFMSGADAYKKGRFNKEIETLLTNAKRIGEIVKEEVGQEKYVEVLPYFPVCSNCGRIYTTKSYEFLPKENKVLYVCEGMEIKGKWIKGCGHKGEADYTKGEGKLSWKAGEFAARWKALDVRFEAYGKDIADSVRVNDRICQEVLEYAPPMHAQYEMFLDKSGKRISMSVGNVFTPQVWFRYGSPQSLLLLTLKRFIGTRALSITDIPQYMNELDELEDVYFGKKRITDEKERAKLTGLYRYYQLQKPPPKPNVHVPYNLLTYLAKVAPKGSETEYIINKLHDYGYLKDGAPEDLKRRIGYALNWTQDFAEIKEKVVKLSSQEISVVKEFIQILQVETDENKLQGAIFNTARKHGVPPKQFFKTLYTILLGVSEGPRLGPYIIAMGRKNVINALKRALKKH